The window TGCATCAACTGTGGAGCGTGCGAACCGGAGTGCCCTGTCAATGCGATTAGCCAAGGCCCGGAAATCTATGTGATTGATCCCAACGTGTGCGTGGAATGCCAGGGTTATCACGACAGCCCACAGTGTGTGGAAGTTTGCCCTGTGGACTGCATCGTCAAGGCGTAGCGACCCTGTTGAGTCTTAGCAAGCCTGAGGCTCTTCAGGATCCCTATTCGAGGGAGGGTAGGGGAGCGCGGCAGAGGGCTCCACTACCCTCGTTTGTTTGTTAGAGGTTCCCGCGATGAGGGAGCGGACAGTTGCCGCCTGGGTTCTTCTTGGGTCCCTGCTGCTCGCCACGGCCTTCGAAGTATCCGCGGCCGAGAAGGTTCCAGCGTTCCCGGTAGAGCAGGTTCGCCCTGGCCTCCGCGGCGTAGCGCGCACCGTCTTCTCCGGAGATCAGATCGAGGAGATGGAGGTCGAGGTGATCGACATCCTGCGCAACTACTACCCGGGGCAGGATGTCGTTCTCGTGCGATTCCTCGGTCCCCAAGCCGAGAGAATCGGTGTCGCGGTGGGCATGAGCGGAAGCCCCGTTTACATCGACGGCCGGCTCCTGGGAGCTGTCGCGTACCGTCTGGGTACCTTCAGCAAGGAGCCCCTGGCTGGGGTCGTGCCCATTCAAAATATGCTGCCGATCGTCCGCATGGAAGAGAGCCGGGCCGCCCTGTGGAATCCGGATCGATCTCTCTCTGAGCGCCTCCTCGGCGCTTGCCTCACTGGGGAAGGGGCCGACGACCTACTCTTGCCCGCTCGCCGGGAAGCGGGTCCTGTGGCCCTCTCCCCCTGGCCGCCGCTTCTCGTATTCGCGGGGTTCCGCCAGGACGTGTTGCAGTGGGTGCAAACCATCCTCGGTCCGTCGGCGCCGGTGATGGTTGCGGGAAGTCACGGAGGGGCTAGTCCGCTCTCCTCGATCCCTGAGGAGAAGCTGGAACCGGGCTCCCCCGTCGCCCTGGTTCTTGTGGCCGGAGACGCCAGTATTGAGGCGGTGGGAACCGTGACTTGGCGTGACGGAGACCAGATCCTGGCTTTCGGCCATTCCGTCTTCGACGCCGGTCCCGTCGCGTTTCCCATGGCCCGGGTGCACATAGCCGCAACCATTCCCAGCCTGTATTCTTCCGAAAAGGTGCCCGTGATCGGGCAGCTCATCGGCACCTTCTACCAGGACCGTTTGACCGGGGCCTACGGGAGGATTGGCCCTCTTCCCCGACTCACACCCGTGACCGTCCGCTGCTGGGGCGCGGATGCGGGCGAACGGAACTATCGATTGCAGGTAGCGCTGGACCCGTCTCTTCGAACCGTAATACCCTTTTATCTCCGGGCGGCGCTGATCAACGCGATCGCCACCTCCCGCCTGAGCGGCGGGGACTACAGCCTGCGCATCCAGCTCCGCCTGCACCTGGCCGGCGGCGAGTCTATCGTCCTCGATAACTTCTACGCCCGACGCGAGACGGCGGGCATGCTTTCCCCCATGGAGGACATTCTACGCAGCACAATGGACGTGGCCACAACCCTCGCCTCGTTAATGTTCAATCCTTTCCAGCCAGTGCAGTTCGACAGCCTGCACCTCAACGTCCACGTGCTGCCGAAGAGCCGTACGGCCGAGGTAATGCGCATCTGGTACGATCGTCCGAG of the candidate division KSB1 bacterium genome contains:
- a CDS encoding YfhL family 4Fe-4S dicluster ferredoxin — its product is MAMRITEECINCGACEPECPVNAISQGPEIYVIDPNVCVECQGYHDSPQCVEVCPVDCIVKA